A genomic region of Candidatus Methylomirabilis tolerans contains the following coding sequences:
- a CDS encoding rod shape-determining protein gives MFDWFFGMFSNDLAIDLGTANTVIYVKGKGIVLSEPSVVAIKKGTNMVLQVGRDAKEMLGRTPGSIVAIRPLKDGVIADFDITEAMIKHFIVKIHNRKTLVRPRIVVGVPSGITQVERRAIRDAAEQAGAREVYLMEEPMAAAIGAGLPIQDPVGSMIIDIGGGTTEVAVISLAGIVYAQSVRIAGDEMDEAIVQYLKRKYNLLVGERTAESVKIQIGSAFPFDEPRKIEIKGRDLIGGIPKTIAISDSDIREALHDPIYAIVDAVRTALERTPPELAADIADKGIVMAGGGALLHGLDLLIAHETHLKVRVAEDPLSCVVLGTGKALDELDLLKRVCLEA, from the coding sequence ATTTTCGATTGGTTTTTCGGCATGTTCTCCAATGATCTGGCCATCGACCTCGGAACCGCCAATACGGTCATCTATGTAAAAGGCAAGGGAATTGTTCTCAGCGAACCGTCGGTAGTGGCGATCAAGAAGGGGACCAACATGGTCCTGCAGGTGGGACGCGACGCCAAGGAGATGCTCGGTCGAACTCCCGGCAGCATTGTCGCGATTCGCCCGTTGAAGGACGGTGTCATCGCCGACTTCGATATTACCGAGGCGATGATCAAGCATTTTATCGTGAAGATCCACAACCGGAAGACCCTCGTCCGTCCCCGAATCGTGGTTGGCGTTCCCTCTGGTATTACCCAGGTCGAGAGACGCGCCATTCGCGACGCTGCAGAGCAGGCCGGAGCGCGCGAGGTATATTTGATGGAAGAGCCCATGGCCGCGGCAATCGGCGCCGGACTCCCGATCCAGGACCCCGTAGGCAGCATGATCATCGACATCGGGGGAGGAACAACCGAGGTGGCTGTCATCTCTCTGGCCGGGATCGTGTACGCCCAGTCGGTCAGGATTGCCGGGGACGAGATGGATGAGGCGATTGTTCAGTACCTGAAGCGGAAGTACAACCTGCTCGTGGGAGAACGGACCGCAGAGAGTGTGAAGATTCAGATCGGCTCGGCGTTTCCGTTCGATGAGCCGCGCAAGATTGAGATCAAGGGACGCGATTTGATCGGCGGGATCCCTAAGACAATTGCTATCAGCGACAGCGACATTCGAGAGGCCCTCCACGATCCGATCTATGCCATTGTGGATGCGGTTCGAACAGCCTTAGAGCGAACGCCGCCGGAACTGGCTGCCGATATCGCGGACAAGGGGATCGTCATGGCCGGCGGTGGGGCCTTGCTTCACGGCCTTGATCTTCTGATCGCCCATGAGACCCACCTCAAGGTACGAGTGGCCGAAGACCCGCTCTCTTGTGTCGTGCTCGGAACAGGAAAGGCACTGGACGAGCTGGATCTCCTCAAAAGGGTATGCCTCGAGGCGTAA
- a CDS encoding SurA N-terminal domain-containing protein: MEGTVLKRIRGYTKALSITLWVVIFAFIGTTFLVWGFRSASGPGGETGSIAAVEGEQIPYAEYQQAYQRQYRQYQEKLGEKFDEKILEQLNLKGQVVEGLIGRRLLLHEARRLGIVISSDELVAEITTMPAFSDATGFNRARYLQTLQSARLTPEKFEEGLREDLLLRKVEEWVKGGVHLLPDEAWEAFRFNRASIKAEYIVFSDPKAQQTAIQNVVGLAKDKKPWEEIVRTSGLKPLVSASFSWDRDLPQIPDQERFKETALAMERGAISPIVQGAKVSYILRVIERKDPDPAEFEREKAQFSLGLLGRKREQVFADWIRQARARAKVKIETANL, from the coding sequence ATGGAGGGCACTGTGCTGAAGCGAATACGGGGATATACCAAGGCGTTAAGCATTACATTGTGGGTGGTGATCTTTGCCTTCATTGGGACCACCTTCCTTGTCTGGGGGTTCCGTTCCGCGTCGGGCCCCGGGGGGGAGACGGGTTCTATTGCGGCCGTCGAGGGTGAGCAGATCCCATACGCGGAGTATCAGCAGGCCTATCAGCGTCAGTATCGGCAGTACCAAGAGAAATTGGGGGAGAAGTTTGATGAAAAGATTCTCGAACAACTGAACCTGAAAGGGCAGGTTGTTGAAGGGCTGATCGGGCGTCGCCTGTTACTTCACGAGGCAAGACGATTAGGCATTGTGATCAGTTCGGATGAACTGGTCGCAGAGATCACAACGATGCCGGCCTTCAGCGATGCAACAGGCTTTAACCGAGCCCGATATCTGCAGACCCTTCAATCGGCGCGCCTGACCCCTGAGAAGTTTGAGGAGGGTCTGCGTGAGGACCTGCTGCTTCGCAAGGTTGAAGAGTGGGTGAAGGGGGGGGTTCATCTTCTCCCCGATGAGGCGTGGGAGGCATTCCGCTTTAACCGAGCCTCCATAAAGGCTGAGTATATAGTGTTCTCAGATCCGAAGGCACAACAGACCGCCATTCAGAACGTTGTCGGACTGGCCAAGGATAAGAAACCCTGGGAGGAGATCGTCAGGACATCGGGACTCAAGCCGCTTGTCAGCGCTTCCTTCTCATGGGATCGAGACCTTCCGCAGATACCGGACCAGGAGAGGTTCAAAGAGACGGCGTTGGCAATGGAGCGTGGGGCAATCAGTCCGATCGTCCAGGGCGCGAAGGTGAGCTACATCCTTCGAGTCATCGAACGAAAAGACCCGGATCCCGCAGAATTCGAACGAGAGAAAGCTCAATTCAGCCTTGGGCTTTTGGGAAGGAAACGGGAGCAGGTATTTGCCGACTGGATTCGTCAAGCGCGGGCACGGGCCAAGGTAAAGATCGAGACGGCCAACCTGTGA